Proteins encoded together in one Sinorhizobium sp. B11 window:
- a CDS encoding sugar ABC transporter ATP-binding protein, with product MALILDRIGKSFPGVRALNNASLTLNGGEIHALMGENGAGKSTLIKIITGVHRPDSGTVTFDGTPLSLASPRDAIALGISAVHQERNLIPRFSVAENILLESLPVRNGLVDFRRANEETRMHLRKVGLDVDPATEVRRLSVAQMQMVEIAKALSHQAKVLLLDEPTASITDAETKILFRLVRQLRDQGTAILFVSHKLEEVLSLCDRVTVLRDGETTLRGAPMTGMTRQTLIEAMIGRAERPVIARSRKPQEGVAKLELRDVATAVGHDNVNFSLHRGEILGLYGLVGAGRTELVRAVIGKDKLTSGTVVIDGKPVRIRSVEEAIKRFRMGYVSEDRKHEGVILAHPIRSNIAMTVWGRIASTLGLIGAGKERKTATPLARQLEIRTPSLEQLVGNLSGGNQQKVSLAKWLAADVDILFIDEPTVGIDIKAKAYIHELINGLADKGMAILLISSDMPEMVALADRILVMHDFRIVHEHENDHKYETASRAIMSAIHAAEPAQARTAS from the coding sequence ATGGCACTCATTCTGGACCGGATCGGCAAATCGTTCCCGGGCGTGCGGGCGCTCAACAATGCATCGCTGACCCTCAATGGCGGCGAGATACACGCGCTGATGGGCGAAAACGGCGCCGGCAAATCGACGCTGATCAAGATCATCACCGGCGTCCACCGGCCAGACAGCGGGACAGTCACTTTCGATGGTACGCCGCTGTCGCTTGCCTCGCCGCGCGACGCGATCGCGCTCGGCATTTCCGCGGTGCACCAGGAACGCAACCTCATTCCGCGCTTCTCGGTGGCGGAAAACATTCTTCTGGAGAGCTTGCCGGTTCGCAACGGCCTCGTCGATTTCCGCCGAGCCAATGAAGAGACGCGCATGCATCTGCGCAAGGTCGGCCTCGACGTCGATCCGGCAACGGAGGTGCGACGCCTCAGCGTCGCCCAGATGCAGATGGTGGAGATCGCCAAGGCGCTCAGCCATCAGGCCAAGGTACTTCTGCTCGACGAGCCGACCGCATCGATTACCGATGCCGAGACTAAAATCCTCTTTCGCCTCGTGCGACAGCTGCGCGATCAGGGAACGGCGATCCTCTTCGTCAGCCACAAGCTGGAGGAAGTCTTAAGCCTTTGCGATCGGGTCACGGTCCTGCGCGACGGCGAAACCACGCTGCGCGGTGCGCCGATGACCGGCATGACCCGGCAGACGCTGATCGAGGCGATGATCGGCCGCGCTGAGCGTCCGGTCATCGCGCGCTCACGCAAGCCGCAGGAAGGGGTGGCGAAACTCGAGCTGCGTGATGTCGCCACCGCCGTCGGCCATGACAATGTCAATTTCTCGCTTCATCGCGGCGAGATCCTCGGCCTCTACGGCCTTGTCGGCGCCGGCCGAACCGAGCTTGTCCGTGCCGTCATCGGCAAGGACAAGCTGACATCGGGAACGGTGGTGATCGATGGCAAACCCGTCCGCATCCGCTCGGTTGAGGAGGCGATCAAGCGCTTCCGCATGGGCTATGTCAGCGAGGACAGGAAGCATGAGGGCGTCATTCTCGCCCATCCGATCCGCTCGAATATCGCCATGACCGTCTGGGGCAGGATTGCCTCGACCCTTGGGCTGATCGGCGCGGGCAAGGAGCGCAAGACTGCTACGCCGCTTGCCCGGCAGCTGGAAATCCGAACACCCAGCCTGGAACAGCTCGTCGGCAACCTCTCGGGCGGTAACCAGCAGAAGGTCTCGCTCGCCAAATGGCTCGCCGCCGATGTCGATATCCTCTTCATCGACGAGCCGACCGTCGGCATCGACATCAAGGCCAAGGCCTATATCCATGAGCTGATCAACGGCCTTGCCGACAAGGGCATGGCGATCCTGCTGATCTCCAGCGACATGCCGGAAATGGTGGCGCTCGCCGACCGCATTCTCGTCATGCACGATTTCAGGATCGTCCACGAACATGAAAACGACCACAAGTATGAAACGGCCAGCCGCGCCATCATGTCGGCGATCCACGCTGCCGAACCCGCTCAGGCCCGTACGGCAAGCTAG
- a CDS encoding mandelate racemase/muconate lactonizing enzyme family protein, translating to MARIEKIELRMVDLPPKVKRTDAIQSFVSQETPIVTITDFDGASGTGYSYTIGTGGSSVMRLLSDHLAPLLIGGDADCIEAIWHRLEFATHATTIGAITALALAAVDTALWDLRAKKQGLPLWKLAGGAKESCPLYTTEGGWLHIEKEALVEDAMQAKAKGFSGSKVKIGKPHGAEDYARLAAMRAALGDGFEIMTDCNQGFTVDEVIRRAARLRELDLAWIEEPLPADDLDGHIRLSRLTPTPIAVGESLYSIRHFREYMQKGACSIVQVDVARIGGITPWLKVAHAAEAFDIPVCPHFLMELHVSLVCAIQNGKYVEYIPQLDDLTAKGMEIRNGRAVAPSEPGIGIEWDWDAVKARSVAEFTTEITQGR from the coding sequence ATGGCCCGCATTGAAAAGATCGAACTGCGCATGGTGGACCTGCCGCCGAAGGTGAAGCGCACCGATGCGATCCAGAGCTTCGTCAGCCAGGAAACACCAATCGTCACCATCACCGATTTCGACGGGGCTTCCGGCACCGGTTATTCCTATACGATCGGGACAGGCGGTTCCTCCGTCATGCGACTTCTGTCGGACCATCTGGCCCCGCTCCTGATCGGCGGAGATGCCGATTGCATCGAGGCTATCTGGCACAGGCTGGAATTTGCCACACATGCCACGACGATCGGTGCGATCACGGCGCTGGCACTCGCCGCCGTCGATACCGCGCTCTGGGATCTCAGGGCAAAAAAGCAGGGTCTGCCGCTCTGGAAACTGGCCGGCGGTGCCAAGGAAAGCTGCCCGCTCTATACGACCGAAGGCGGCTGGCTGCATATCGAGAAGGAAGCGCTCGTCGAAGATGCCATGCAGGCAAAGGCCAAGGGCTTTTCCGGCTCGAAGGTGAAGATCGGCAAGCCGCACGGCGCCGAGGACTACGCCCGGCTGGCTGCAATGCGTGCGGCGCTCGGCGATGGCTTCGAGATCATGACCGACTGCAATCAGGGCTTTACCGTCGATGAAGTGATCCGCCGCGCGGCGCGGCTGAGAGAGCTCGATCTCGCCTGGATCGAAGAGCCGCTGCCGGCCGACGATCTCGACGGCCATATCCGGCTGTCACGCTTGACCCCGACGCCGATCGCCGTCGGTGAATCCCTCTATTCGATCCGGCATTTCCGCGAATATATGCAGAAGGGCGCCTGCTCGATCGTGCAGGTCGACGTCGCCCGCATCGGCGGCATCACGCCCTGGCTGAAGGTGGCACACGCGGCCGAAGCCTTCGATATCCCCGTCTGCCCGCATTTCCTGATGGAGCTGCATGTCAGCCTGGTCTGCGCCATCCAGAACGGCAAATATGTCGAATATATCCCGCAGCTGGACGACCTGACGGCCAAGGGCATGGAGATCCGAAACGGTCGCGCCGTCGCCCCTTCCGAACCCGGCATCGGCATCGAATGGGATTGGGATGCCGTGAAGGCCCGCAGCGTCGCCGAGTTCACCACGGAAATCACGCAAGGGCGGTAG
- a CDS encoding L-rhamnose mutarotase has protein sequence MQRMGMVIGLEPDKVADYKALHAAVWPEILTLLSVCNINNYSIYLKEPENLLFGYWEYVGHDFDADMAKMAADPKNQEWWAACMPCQKPLATRKEGEWWAMMPEVFHLD, from the coding sequence ATGCAGCGCATGGGCATGGTGATCGGGTTGGAGCCCGACAAGGTCGCAGACTACAAGGCACTGCATGCCGCCGTCTGGCCGGAAATCCTGACGCTGCTCTCGGTTTGCAACATCAACAACTATTCAATCTACCTCAAGGAGCCGGAAAACCTGCTTTTCGGCTACTGGGAATATGTCGGTCACGATTTCGATGCCGACATGGCGAAGATGGCCGCCGACCCGAAAAACCAGGAATGGTGGGCGGCCTGCATGCCCTGCCAGAAGCCGCTTGCTACGCGCAAGGAAGGCGAATGGTGGGCAATGATGCCGGAGGTGTTTCACCTGGATTGA
- a CDS encoding HlyD family secretion protein, whose amino-acid sequence MNALKFTGRLIVTLAVVIAAVFVGRGLWGHYMDEPWTRDARLRADVVGIAPDVSGLVSDVLVTDNQMVRKGDVLFRIDRERFAIALTQSEAALESSKAALDQAHRERERQGRLGDAASLQQKEQAQTAEEQAEAAFRQAKANRDLAALNLDRSEIKATVNGTVSNLSLRPGDYVSAGTAKIALIDTDSLRVEGYFEETKLPRIHPGDKVSIHLMGHSQSLDGHVESIATGIEDRERTSGTGLLANINPTFSWVRLAQRVPVRISIDNVPDDVRLIAGLTATVEVDKS is encoded by the coding sequence ATGAACGCCCTGAAATTCACTGGCCGCCTTATCGTCACCCTTGCCGTTGTCATCGCCGCCGTCTTCGTTGGCCGCGGTCTCTGGGGCCACTACATGGACGAACCCTGGACGCGCGATGCGCGCCTGCGTGCCGATGTTGTCGGGATCGCGCCTGATGTTTCCGGCCTTGTCAGCGACGTGCTCGTTACCGACAACCAGATGGTCAGGAAAGGCGATGTCCTTTTCCGCATCGATCGCGAACGGTTCGCGATCGCTCTCACCCAGTCTGAGGCAGCGCTTGAAAGCAGCAAGGCAGCCCTCGACCAGGCGCATCGCGAGCGCGAGCGTCAGGGCCGCCTCGGCGACGCCGCCTCTCTGCAGCAGAAGGAACAGGCGCAGACGGCCGAAGAACAGGCGGAGGCCGCCTTCCGACAGGCGAAAGCCAACCGTGATCTCGCTGCGCTCAATCTCGACCGCTCCGAGATCAAGGCAACGGTCAACGGCACGGTTTCCAATCTCAGCCTGCGACCGGGCGACTATGTCAGCGCCGGCACTGCCAAGATCGCGCTGATCGATACGGATTCGCTGCGCGTCGAGGGTTATTTCGAGGAAACCAAGCTGCCGCGCATCCACCCCGGTGATAAGGTTTCCATCCACCTGATGGGGCATTCGCAGAGCCTTGACGGCCATGTCGAAAGCATTGCGACCGGCATCGAGGATCGCGAACGCACTTCCGGCACCGGTCTGCTTGCCAATATCAACCCGACCTTCAGCTGGGTGCGTCTTGCCCAGCGCGTGCCGGTGCGCATCAGCATCGACAACGTTCCTGACGATGTCAGGCTGATTGCCGGCCTGACGGCGACTGTCGAGGTGGATAAGAGCTGA
- a CDS encoding DUF1656 domain-containing protein, whose amino-acid sequence MPAEFDVYGVYVPRLLVLMVLSLLLIIVVRRMLAWLGAYSLVWHRGLFDLALYVLVLGAVSSITRWYFA is encoded by the coding sequence ATGCCCGCAGAATTTGATGTTTACGGCGTCTATGTGCCACGCCTCCTTGTTCTCATGGTACTGAGCCTTCTCTTGATCATCGTCGTCAGACGGATGCTTGCCTGGCTCGGTGCCTATTCCCTCGTCTGGCATCGCGGTCTCTTCGACCTTGCCCTTTACGTGCTCGTCCTCGGAGCCGTCTCCTCCATCACACGCTGGTACTTTGCATGA
- a CDS encoding FUSC family protein — protein sequence MTLPSWRDWLFSAKAFLASMLALFVALSLDLPRPYWAMAAVYVVANPLAGATSSKGLYRALGTLLGASAAVFFVPLFVNAPELLSIVIALWTGTLLFISMLDRSSRSYVFMLAGYSLPLIALPSVGSPDTIFDTALARSEEIIIGIVCASLVSAVVFPTSVRSVLGQRIATWLDDAGSWANDILRGEGATPATPLKRQKLAADVTGLDLIISQLGYDAGSRDIVRHSRELRGRLLMLLPLFSSLADRLHALRAEGETLPKDLICLLNEVADWLGRGAKSQADDTAEKLVRQIESLRETDPDRRWSDLLLSSALARLKEIVDLWQDCLTLRDEIVSGRHSGPWRPAFRHRQIVGRIRHFDYALLAFQAGAVVAGILVACMFWIYSGWQNGAGFVTMAAVACSFFASLDRPAPFITSMFIWCGVSLVISFVYIFGILPMVNSYELLVLVFAPPFLLLGLMIPKPQFNMLAMLLTVNSASFIALQDRYASDFTTFTNEAIAALAGVGFALVWTLIARPFGAELAAWRLVRAGWSDLAETAAGERRADHEKLSGRILDRLGQLVPRLAVVEDRELKKVDGFAEVRIGFNVLVLQNERKKLRGASAASLGAVLSGIADFYHGRIEAGRAVDPQDGLRQSIDDSLKIIALEDDMRGAESIDALVGVRRALFPDAAPPASWQAAEAAPQLLPLAAE from the coding sequence GTGACCCTTCCCTCCTGGCGGGACTGGCTCTTCTCGGCCAAGGCCTTTCTCGCTTCCATGCTTGCCCTTTTCGTCGCCCTGTCCCTCGATCTGCCACGGCCCTATTGGGCGATGGCGGCCGTCTATGTCGTTGCCAATCCGCTTGCAGGTGCGACCAGCTCCAAGGGCCTTTATCGCGCGCTCGGCACCCTGCTTGGTGCCAGCGCAGCGGTCTTCTTCGTGCCGCTCTTCGTCAACGCGCCGGAGCTCTTGAGCATTGTTATCGCGCTCTGGACCGGCACGCTGCTCTTCATTTCGATGCTGGACCGATCCTCGCGCAGCTATGTCTTCATGCTGGCAGGCTATTCCCTGCCGCTGATCGCCCTGCCGTCGGTCGGTTCGCCCGACACCATCTTCGATACGGCGCTCGCCCGCTCGGAAGAGATCATCATCGGCATCGTCTGCGCGAGCCTCGTCAGCGCCGTCGTCTTCCCGACCAGCGTGCGCAGCGTGCTCGGCCAGCGCATCGCCACCTGGCTAGACGATGCCGGAAGCTGGGCGAACGATATTCTGCGCGGCGAGGGCGCCACACCGGCTACACCCCTGAAGCGGCAGAAACTGGCAGCTGACGTCACCGGCCTCGATCTCATCATCAGCCAGCTCGGCTATGATGCCGGCAGCCGCGATATCGTACGCCATTCGCGCGAATTGCGTGGTCGTCTCCTGATGCTTCTGCCGCTCTTCTCCTCGCTTGCCGACCGGCTTCATGCCCTGCGGGCCGAAGGCGAGACGCTCCCAAAAGACCTGATCTGCCTCTTGAACGAGGTTGCCGACTGGCTAGGCCGCGGCGCGAAATCGCAGGCTGACGATACGGCCGAAAAACTGGTGCGGCAGATCGAAAGCCTGCGCGAGACCGATCCGGACCGCCGCTGGAGCGACCTGCTTTTGTCGAGCGCGCTGGCGCGTCTGAAGGAGATCGTCGATCTCTGGCAGGATTGCCTGACGCTGCGCGACGAAATCGTCAGCGGCAGACATTCCGGTCCCTGGCGGCCAGCCTTTCGCCATCGCCAGATCGTCGGCCGTATCAGGCATTTCGATTATGCGCTGCTTGCCTTCCAGGCAGGCGCCGTTGTTGCCGGCATTCTCGTCGCCTGCATGTTCTGGATCTATAGCGGCTGGCAGAACGGCGCCGGTTTCGTCACCATGGCGGCCGTTGCCTGCTCTTTCTTCGCCTCGCTCGATCGGCCGGCCCCCTTCATCACCTCGATGTTCATCTGGTGCGGCGTCAGCCTAGTCATCTCCTTCGTCTACATTTTCGGCATCCTGCCGATGGTTAACAGCTACGAGCTGCTGGTTCTGGTCTTCGCTCCGCCCTTCCTGCTGCTCGGCCTGATGATCCCGAAGCCGCAGTTCAATATGCTCGCCATGCTGCTCACGGTGAACAGCGCCTCCTTCATTGCGCTGCAGGATCGCTATGCCTCGGATTTCACCACCTTCACCAATGAGGCCATCGCGGCCCTCGCCGGCGTCGGCTTTGCCCTGGTCTGGACTCTGATTGCCCGCCCCTTCGGCGCGGAGCTTGCGGCCTGGCGCCTGGTGCGTGCGGGCTGGAGCGATCTTGCCGAGACGGCTGCCGGCGAGCGCCGCGCCGATCACGAGAAACTCTCCGGCCGCATTCTCGATCGCCTCGGCCAGCTCGTTCCGCGCCTTGCCGTCGTCGAGGATCGCGAGCTGAAGAAAGTGGATGGCTTTGCCGAAGTGCGCATCGGCTTCAACGTGCTAGTGCTGCAGAACGAGCGCAAGAAACTGCGTGGCGCCAGTGCGGCTTCGCTCGGCGCTGTTCTCTCCGGCATTGCCGATTTCTACCACGGCCGTATCGAGGCCGGCCGGGCGGTCGATCCGCAGGATGGCCTGCGCCAGTCGATCGACGACAGCCTGAAGATCATCGCGCTCGAAGACGACATGCGCGGCGCCGAGAGTATCGACGCGCTCGTCGGTGTCAGGCGCGCACTTTTCCCTGACGCAGCTCCGCCAGCAAGCTGGCAGGCGGCCGAGGCTGCGCCGCAACTTCTACCGCTTGCCGCTGAGTAA
- a CDS encoding MarR family transcriptional regulator, whose amino-acid sequence MQSLTSLQRVFTANLLSTGRNWRRAVDLALTSHGISEACAAPLLWIGRLGGGVRQIVLANHVGIEGPSLVRLLDQLEALELVVRKDDPIDRRAKGLWLTEEGQSLATRMEAILDDLRGRILADVSEADLEAAVRVLAAFEEISPSQVAAVTQKFEETP is encoded by the coding sequence ATGCAATCGCTCACCTCCCTGCAGCGCGTTTTCACCGCGAACCTCTTGTCGACCGGCCGCAACTGGCGCCGGGCGGTGGATCTTGCGCTGACTTCCCACGGCATTTCGGAAGCCTGCGCGGCGCCGCTGTTGTGGATCGGACGTCTCGGCGGCGGCGTGCGTCAGATCGTGCTGGCCAATCATGTCGGTATCGAAGGGCCGTCGCTGGTGAGGCTGCTCGACCAGCTGGAGGCGCTCGAGCTCGTGGTGCGCAAGGACGACCCGATCGACAGGCGGGCAAAAGGTCTCTGGCTGACGGAGGAGGGCCAGAGCCTCGCAACCCGCATGGAAGCCATTCTCGACGACCTGCGCGGCAGGATCCTCGCTGATGTCAGTGAAGCCGATCTCGAAGCGGCGGTGCGCGTCCTCGCTGCCTTCGAAGAGATCAGCCCGTCGCAGGTTGCGGCCGTAACCCAGAAGTTCGAGGAGACACCGTGA
- a CDS encoding LysR family transcriptional regulator: MDRFEAMSILLEVVDRGSLSAASRSLKIPLPTLSRKITELEALLSTKLLTRTTRKIALTDAGATYVEAAKRILEQVEEAERQASGEFAMPKGELVITAPVQFGRLHVLPVVTDFLAAFPAINVRLMLADRNIDLVEEHVDMAVRIGNLPDSAMVATRVGSVRRVVCGSPGLFASRGVPKEPADLLDLPCIGVEVLTPFAGWQFRKSGIGKPIEVAVTPRLSVTTTEAAAEAAIRGAGVTRLLYYQVAQDVSAGTLRLVLEDFEPEPAPIHLIHLARGQMPLKMRHFLDFAAPRLRVSIAALQSSSQQRNAASHSS; this comes from the coding sequence GTGGACCGGTTCGAAGCCATGTCGATCCTGCTGGAGGTGGTGGACAGGGGAAGCCTGTCGGCTGCCAGCCGTTCGCTGAAAATTCCGCTGCCGACGCTGAGCCGCAAGATTACCGAGCTTGAAGCTCTGCTTTCAACGAAACTGCTAACCCGAACTACTCGCAAGATCGCCCTCACAGATGCAGGGGCTACCTATGTGGAAGCCGCAAAACGCATTCTTGAACAGGTCGAGGAAGCCGAACGCCAGGCATCGGGAGAGTTTGCGATGCCGAAGGGTGAGTTGGTGATCACGGCGCCGGTGCAGTTCGGCCGCCTTCACGTCCTGCCTGTCGTGACCGATTTTCTGGCCGCCTTTCCGGCGATCAACGTGCGTCTGATGTTGGCCGACCGGAATATCGATCTCGTCGAAGAGCATGTCGACATGGCAGTGCGGATCGGCAATCTGCCCGATAGCGCCATGGTCGCAACACGCGTCGGCTCGGTTCGCCGGGTGGTTTGCGGCAGTCCTGGTCTCTTTGCCAGTCGTGGCGTGCCGAAGGAGCCGGCCGATCTACTGGATCTGCCCTGCATTGGCGTTGAAGTGCTAACCCCGTTTGCAGGCTGGCAGTTTCGGAAGTCCGGCATCGGCAAACCGATCGAGGTGGCGGTCACGCCGCGGCTTTCCGTCACCACGACGGAAGCGGCTGCGGAGGCGGCGATCCGCGGTGCCGGCGTCACCCGGCTGCTCTATTATCAGGTGGCACAAGACGTTTCCGCAGGCACACTGAGGCTGGTGCTCGAGGATTTCGAACCCGAACCGGCGCCCATTCACCTCATTCATCTTGCGCGTGGGCAGATGCCGCTGAAGATGCGTCATTTCCTTGATTTCGCCGCACCTCGGCTGCGGGTGAGCATCGCGGCCCTTCAATCCTCGTCGCAGCAGCGAAACGCCGCATCACATTCTTCGTGA
- a CDS encoding peroxidase-related enzyme (This protein belongs to a clade of uncharacterized proteins related to peroxidases such as the alkylhydroperoxidase AhpD.) codes for MSRISIPAKDDAPDAARPILDGIQKALGFVPNIFRLVANSPAALTAFTGFQGALSKTLDVKTRERIALAVAQVNGCDYCLSAHTYLGLNLAKISPEEIALNRKGASADAKASAAVSFAARIAEARGHITDSDMAAVRAAGFSDAQIVEIVALVAENTFTNYLNEVAKTDIDFPAVPAANAA; via the coding sequence ATGTCCCGCATTTCTATTCCCGCCAAAGACGACGCCCCTGATGCGGCGAGGCCGATACTTGACGGCATCCAGAAGGCACTCGGTTTCGTTCCGAACATTTTTCGCCTGGTTGCCAACAGCCCGGCAGCGCTGACGGCGTTCACCGGCTTTCAGGGGGCGTTGTCGAAGACGCTCGACGTCAAGACCCGTGAACGCATTGCGCTCGCCGTCGCACAAGTGAACGGCTGCGACTATTGCCTTTCCGCCCATACCTATCTCGGTCTTAATCTTGCAAAAATCAGCCCGGAAGAAATCGCGCTGAACCGCAAGGGTGCGTCCGCCGATGCCAAAGCGAGTGCTGCCGTCAGCTTTGCGGCCAGGATCGCCGAGGCTCGCGGCCATATCACTGACAGTGACATGGCCGCCGTGCGTGCTGCCGGCTTTTCAGATGCGCAGATCGTCGAAATCGTCGCTCTGGTCGCGGAGAACACCTTCACCAATTATCTGAACGAAGTTGCAAAGACCGATATCGACTTCCCGGCTGTGCCGGCCGCCAATGCGGCCTGA
- a CDS encoding pyridoxamine 5'-phosphate oxidase family protein, producing MSYGFLDIASTPSVRAAQAEMGLQDFWTNLPTDRSFDRFTENERAFIASRDSFYMATVSETDWPYVQHRGGPQGFLKVVDDRTLGFADYRGNRQYISTGNIAANDKVCLFLMDYARRARLKIYAHAEKLSLDADPKLTDLLATPGYRAKPERLFRLRLEAFDWNCPQHITPRYTEAEIAVAVEPLRQRLAELEAENAALRAKAG from the coding sequence ATGTCCTACGGATTTCTCGACATAGCCTCGACACCCAGCGTGCGCGCCGCCCAGGCAGAAATGGGACTCCAGGACTTCTGGACCAATCTGCCGACGGACCGGAGCTTCGACCGCTTCACGGAAAACGAAAGAGCCTTTATCGCCTCTCGCGACAGCTTCTACATGGCCACCGTTTCCGAAACGGACTGGCCCTATGTGCAGCATCGGGGCGGTCCGCAGGGTTTTCTGAAAGTGGTCGATGACCGCACGCTTGGCTTTGCGGATTATCGCGGCAATCGCCAGTACATCAGCACCGGCAATATTGCTGCCAATGACAAGGTCTGCCTGTTTCTGATGGACTATGCCCGTCGCGCAAGGCTGAAGATCTATGCGCATGCCGAAAAGCTCTCGCTCGACGCCGATCCCAAGCTGACGGACCTGCTGGCCACGCCTGGCTATCGGGCAAAGCCTGAACGCCTCTTCCGCCTGCGCCTCGAAGCTTTCGACTGGAACTGCCCGCAGCATATCACGCCGCGTTATACCGAGGCGGAAATTGCTGTCGCCGTCGAGCCGCTCCGCCAGCGCCTCGCAGAACTGGAAGCCGAGAATGCCGCCTTGCGGGCGAAGGCCGGCTAA
- a CDS encoding SDR family NAD(P)-dependent oxidoreductase — MNIENKTVLISGANRGIGRALMDEALRRGAKRIYAGSRGEQHHEDERVVFVNLDITDEWDVQKAAAAVQNLDILINNAGIFIPDDLGDTDIINRHLAVNFFGPLRVTQAFLPALVRSKGAIINNLSLSALVPVASTPAYSISKAAAHNLMQAFRALLSARGVAVHSCFTGPVDTDMTRGFEVPKSPPGLVASGIFDGFERGEEDIFPDPYSERFADRWRTGVIKVLEQELPPTSRRRPRWLRTAVTTDILFARERHWRAVRRKRLSTSCKASESARDA, encoded by the coding sequence TTGAACATCGAAAACAAAACGGTCCTGATATCAGGCGCCAATCGCGGCATCGGCCGGGCTCTCATGGACGAAGCGCTGCGGCGCGGCGCAAAACGCATCTATGCGGGATCACGCGGCGAGCAGCACCATGAGGATGAACGCGTGGTTTTCGTGAACCTCGATATTACCGACGAGTGGGATGTCCAGAAAGCGGCCGCCGCTGTTCAGAACCTCGATATCCTCATCAACAATGCCGGCATCTTCATACCCGACGATCTCGGCGATACGGACATCATCAATCGCCATCTGGCAGTCAATTTCTTCGGTCCGCTAAGGGTGACCCAGGCGTTTCTGCCGGCACTGGTGCGATCGAAAGGCGCCATCATCAACAACCTCTCCCTGTCGGCGCTCGTGCCGGTCGCGTCGACACCGGCCTATTCGATTTCTAAGGCGGCCGCCCATAACCTGATGCAGGCCTTTCGAGCGCTCCTCTCGGCGCGTGGCGTGGCGGTGCACAGCTGCTTCACCGGGCCTGTTGATACCGACATGACGCGCGGCTTTGAGGTGCCGAAGTCGCCGCCCGGCCTGGTGGCGTCAGGAATATTCGACGGCTTCGAAAGAGGCGAGGAGGATATCTTCCCCGATCCCTATTCCGAACGCTTTGCCGATCGCTGGCGCACCGGCGTCATCAAGGTTCTCGAACAGGAGTTGCCGCCTACGTCCCGCCGGCGGCCGAGGTGGCTGAGGACTGCTGTCACCACTGACATTCTGTTTGCGCGCGAACGGCATTGGCGCGCCGTTCGCCGCAAGCGACTGTCTACTTCATGTAAAGCGAGCGAGAGCGCTCGAGATGCTTGA
- a CDS encoding transcriptional regulator NanR, with translation MTSAIEPIVRRKLSDEVFDRLERLITSGELQPGDEMPSERVLMERFGVGRPAIREAMQSLANKGLVSISHGERAKVLKLTAQSIFRQVDLTAKIMLAQSADSLEHLKSARIFFERGMAREAAQRAKRADVEALREIIDHQRASLGHAEEFISADMRFHTRIAQISGNPIYVAVSEAMLAWLKEYHTEMLIWTGKEKYTLAEHEEILEQLAANDADGAEAAVLKHLERSRSLYMK, from the coding sequence ATGACCTCAGCCATCGAGCCAATAGTCCGTCGAAAACTGTCCGATGAGGTTTTTGACCGGCTGGAACGGCTGATCACGTCAGGAGAGTTGCAACCGGGCGACGAGATGCCCTCCGAGCGCGTTCTGATGGAACGCTTCGGCGTCGGTCGTCCGGCGATCCGCGAGGCGATGCAGTCTCTCGCCAACAAGGGTCTCGTCAGCATCTCGCACGGGGAGCGTGCGAAGGTCCTGAAACTGACCGCCCAGTCGATCTTCCGGCAGGTCGACCTGACGGCGAAGATCATGCTGGCGCAATCGGCCGATTCGCTGGAGCACCTGAAGAGCGCCCGTATCTTCTTCGAACGCGGCATGGCGCGTGAAGCGGCGCAACGCGCCAAACGGGCTGACGTCGAGGCGCTTCGCGAGATCATCGACCATCAGCGCGCATCGCTCGGCCATGCCGAGGAATTCATCTCCGCCGACATGCGATTTCATACGCGCATCGCCCAGATTTCCGGCAATCCGATCTATGTGGCCGTCAGCGAAGCCATGCTGGCATGGCTGAAGGAATATCATACGGAAATGCTGATCTGGACCGGCAAGGAAAAGTATACGCTCGCCGAACATGAAGAGATCCTGGAGCAGCTTGCCGCCAACGATGCCGACGGCGCCGAAGCCGCGGTGCTCAAGCATCTCGAGCGCTCTCGCTCGCTTTACATGAAGTAG